A part of Curtobacterium sp. MCLR17_036 genomic DNA contains:
- a CDS encoding ABC transporter ATP-binding protein: MTGTTAPAREVVLSLADVVKTYGDVGALRGVSLEVTAGELVAVVGPSGSGKSTMLNIVGTLDRPTSGTVTIAGNDVATMSDDALSRLRAEHIGFVFQHFHLQAGATAAENVADGLLYAGVPRCDRHRRAVEALGRVGLGHRVDHRPHQLSGGEKQRVAIARAVVGEPTILLADEPTGALDTASGTAVLGLLRELNDGGTTVLVITHDLELAASLPRRVRMRDGLVSQDDTAGGAAALAAAIRSDR, from the coding sequence ATGACCGGCACCACCGCGCCGGCCCGCGAGGTCGTCCTGTCGCTCGCGGACGTCGTGAAGACCTACGGCGACGTCGGCGCGCTCCGCGGCGTCTCGCTCGAGGTCACGGCCGGGGAACTCGTCGCCGTCGTCGGGCCGTCGGGGTCCGGCAAGTCGACCATGCTCAACATCGTCGGGACGCTCGACCGGCCGACGTCCGGCACCGTGACGATCGCCGGCAACGACGTGGCCACGATGTCCGACGACGCCCTGTCGCGCCTGCGGGCCGAGCACATCGGCTTCGTGTTCCAGCACTTCCACCTGCAGGCCGGGGCGACCGCCGCCGAGAACGTCGCCGACGGGCTGCTCTACGCAGGGGTGCCGCGCTGCGACCGGCACCGGCGCGCGGTCGAGGCGCTCGGCCGGGTCGGACTCGGGCACCGGGTCGACCACCGCCCGCACCAGCTGTCCGGCGGTGAGAAGCAGCGGGTCGCGATCGCCCGGGCCGTCGTCGGCGAGCCCACGATCCTGCTGGCGGACGAGCCGACCGGGGCGCTCGACACCGCCTCGGGCACGGCGGTCCTCGGACTGCTGCGCGAGCTCAACGACGGCGGGACCACCGTGCTCGTCATCACGCACGACCTCGAGCTCGCGGCATCGCTGCCCCGCCGCGTCCGGATGCGGGACGGTCTCGTCTCGCAGGACGACACCGCGGGCGGGGCCGCCGCGCTCGCCGCCGCGATCCGGAGCGACCGGTGA
- a CDS encoding response regulator transcription factor has translation MRVLVVDDERALADLVATGLTRQGMAVDVAHRGDHADELLAVNDYDVVVLDRDLPGMHGDEVARRLAARGSLTRILMLTAATTLTDRVNGLELGADDYLTKPFEYPELVARVRALGRRSVAPVAPVLQRAGLLLDTNRRMATRDGRPLDLTAKELGVLETLLRADGRIVSAEELLEKVWDMNVDPFTAAVRVTMSKLRRKLGDPDPIRTVPGQGYAL, from the coding sequence GTGCGTGTACTCGTGGTGGATGATGAGCGGGCCCTCGCCGACCTCGTCGCGACGGGGTTGACCCGGCAGGGCATGGCGGTCGACGTCGCCCACCGCGGCGACCATGCCGACGAGCTCCTGGCCGTGAACGACTACGACGTCGTCGTGCTCGACCGGGACCTGCCGGGCATGCACGGCGACGAGGTCGCCCGGCGGCTGGCGGCCCGGGGGAGCCTGACCCGGATCCTCATGCTCACCGCGGCGACGACGCTGACCGACCGGGTGAACGGCCTGGAGCTCGGTGCCGACGACTACCTGACGAAGCCGTTCGAGTACCCGGAGCTCGTTGCGCGGGTCCGGGCGCTCGGCCGCCGGAGCGTCGCACCCGTCGCCCCGGTGCTCCAACGTGCCGGCCTGCTCCTCGACACGAACCGGCGGATGGCGACGCGGGACGGTCGCCCGCTCGACCTCACCGCGAAGGAGCTCGGCGTGCTCGAGACCCTGCTGCGTGCGGACGGCCGGATCGTCTCCGCCGAGGAACTGCTCGAGAAGGTCTGGGACATGAACGTCGACCCGTTCACCGCCGCCGTCCGGGTGACGATGTCGAAGCTGCGGCGGAAGCTCGGCGACCCGGACCCGATCCGGACGGTGCCGGGGCAGGGGTACGCCCTGTGA
- a CDS encoding sugar ABC transporter substrate-binding protein → MTRTRFAALGALALAGALALTGCSAGSNGASDGGTKSIGTPDGKGKTITVWMMNGDLTDKVLQAAEKQFTADTGAKVTVQTQQWDGITTKLTTALAQSDAPDVVDLGNTQVPVYAAAGGLKDLTPYRDELKDGQTWLTGLEGPATVDGKLYGAPLFAGNRAVVYNKEVWKDAGVTEVPTTYEELTADLDKVKAANPRSDFSAFYMPGQYWYGGLQWVWDAGGEIATDDGGKWTGTLDSDDAVEGLTAWKDFQNDYSAKSTQDINTDKPSQSDVFAQGNTSAFLGSAWEIGSVTTAKPALADQIGTFPMPSKTAGKTQPVFLGGSDLGIPAKSQNQDLALYYLKILTSKEFQQEQVFGVDGWEPNSTQLLDAVAGDVDTLHKPYFEAASTSRPTPGAPGWATIEGDASFQSMFADVATGRKTPQQAAEGFSKHLTTALNAQP, encoded by the coding sequence GTGACACGCACGCGTTTCGCCGCACTCGGTGCGCTCGCCCTCGCAGGCGCGCTCGCCCTCACCGGGTGCTCCGCCGGAAGCAACGGAGCTTCCGACGGCGGCACGAAGTCCATCGGCACACCCGATGGCAAGGGCAAGACCATCACCGTGTGGATGATGAACGGCGACCTGACGGACAAGGTCCTGCAGGCCGCCGAGAAGCAGTTCACCGCGGACACCGGGGCGAAGGTGACGGTCCAGACTCAGCAGTGGGACGGCATCACCACCAAGCTCACCACCGCGCTCGCGCAGTCCGACGCACCGGACGTCGTCGACCTCGGCAACACGCAGGTGCCGGTGTACGCGGCCGCCGGCGGGCTGAAGGACCTGACGCCGTACCGCGACGAGCTGAAGGACGGGCAGACGTGGCTCACCGGGCTCGAGGGCCCGGCGACCGTCGACGGCAAGCTCTACGGAGCGCCCCTCTTCGCCGGCAACCGTGCCGTCGTCTACAACAAGGAGGTCTGGAAGGACGCCGGCGTCACCGAGGTGCCGACGACCTACGAGGAGCTCACCGCCGACCTCGACAAGGTCAAGGCCGCGAACCCGCGCAGCGACTTCTCCGCCTTCTACATGCCCGGCCAGTACTGGTACGGCGGGCTGCAGTGGGTGTGGGACGCCGGCGGCGAGATCGCCACGGACGACGGCGGCAAGTGGACCGGCACGCTCGACTCCGACGACGCGGTCGAGGGCCTGACGGCGTGGAAGGACTTCCAGAACGACTACTCCGCGAAGTCCACACAGGACATCAACACCGACAAGCCCTCGCAGAGCGACGTCTTCGCCCAGGGGAACACCTCGGCGTTCCTCGGGTCCGCGTGGGAGATCGGGTCGGTGACGACGGCCAAGCCCGCCCTCGCCGACCAGATCGGGACCTTCCCGATGCCCTCGAAGACGGCCGGGAAGACGCAGCCGGTGTTCCTCGGCGGGTCCGACCTCGGGATCCCCGCGAAGTCGCAGAACCAGGACCTGGCGCTGTACTACCTGAAGATCCTGACCTCGAAGGAGTTCCAGCAGGAGCAGGTCTTCGGCGTGGACGGCTGGGAGCCGAACTCGACCCAGCTGCTCGACGCGGTCGCCGGTGACGTGGACACGCTGCACAAGCCGTACTTCGAGGCCGCCTCGACCAGCCGTCCGACCCCGGGCGCGCCGGGGTGGGCGACCATCGAGGGCGACGCGTCGTTCCAGTCGATGTTCGCCGACGTCGCGACCGGACGGAAGACGCCGCAGCAGGCAGCCGAGGGCTTCTCGAAGCACCTCACGACCGCGCTGAACGCGCAGCCGTAG
- a CDS encoding AAA family ATPase encodes MANLQGAPDSQERQKTALEQYGVDLTAIARSGKLDPVIGRDSEIRRVSQVLTRRTKNNPVLIGEPGVGKTAVVEGLAQRIVAGDVADSLKDKRLVSLDISALIAGAKYRGEFEERLKAVLKEINDSDGQVITFIDELHTLMGAGGGEGSVAASNMLKPMLARGELRLIGATTLDEYREYIEKDAALERRFQQVYVGEPSVEDAVAILRGLRERYEAHHKVTINDSALVAAASLSNRYISGRQLPDKAIDLIDEAASRLRMEIDSSPVEIDELKRNVDRLRVEEFALKQEKDDASKARLETLRNELHTREERLGELEQRWQAERASLNRIGELKQQLDDLNMRSQRAQREADYELVSRLEYGEKPRIEAELAAAEQAGSTDRMVNDSVTDEDIAAVIAQWTGIPLGRLLQGETEKLLHLESELGRRIIGQRTAVTTVSEAVRRTRAGISDPDRPTGSFLFLGPTGVGKTELAKALAEFLFDDEKALVRIDMSEYGEKHSVARLIGAPPGYVGYEAGGQLTEAVRRRPYSVILLDEIEKAHPEVFDVLLQVLDDGRLTDGQGRTVDFRNTILVLTSNLGSQFMTDLTLTDEQREDAVRELVQQAFRPEFINRLDDIVVFQALSAEDLGQIVSLDVDRLARRLTDRRLELAVTPQARGWLAERGYDPLYGARPLRRLMQRQIDDRLARAILSGDVRDGDTVRVDVSEDGDGLTVEPFELAEIVEE; translated from the coding sequence ATGGCGAACCTCCAGGGTGCTCCTGACTCGCAAGAGCGACAGAAGACCGCCCTCGAGCAGTACGGCGTCGACCTCACGGCGATCGCCCGCAGCGGCAAGCTCGACCCGGTGATCGGACGCGACTCCGAGATCCGACGCGTCAGCCAGGTGCTGACCCGCCGCACGAAGAACAACCCCGTGCTCATCGGCGAGCCCGGCGTCGGCAAGACCGCCGTCGTCGAGGGGCTCGCGCAGCGCATCGTCGCCGGCGACGTCGCCGACTCCCTCAAGGACAAGCGGCTCGTCTCCCTCGACATCTCCGCCCTCATCGCCGGCGCCAAGTACCGCGGCGAGTTCGAGGAGCGGCTCAAGGCCGTGCTCAAGGAGATCAACGACTCCGACGGCCAGGTCATCACCTTCATCGACGAGCTGCACACCCTGATGGGTGCCGGCGGCGGCGAGGGGTCCGTCGCGGCCTCGAACATGCTCAAGCCGATGCTGGCCCGCGGGGAGCTCCGCCTCATCGGGGCGACCACCCTCGACGAGTACCGCGAGTACATCGAGAAGGACGCCGCACTCGAGCGTCGCTTCCAGCAGGTCTACGTGGGTGAGCCGAGCGTCGAGGACGCCGTGGCGATCCTCCGCGGGCTCAGGGAGCGCTACGAGGCGCACCACAAGGTCACGATCAACGACTCCGCGCTCGTCGCCGCGGCGAGCCTGTCGAACCGGTACATCTCCGGCCGGCAGCTGCCCGACAAGGCCATCGACCTCATCGACGAGGCCGCGAGCCGGCTCCGCATGGAGATCGACTCGAGCCCGGTCGAGATCGACGAGCTGAAGCGGAACGTCGACCGGCTCCGCGTCGAGGAGTTCGCGCTCAAGCAGGAGAAGGACGACGCCTCGAAGGCGCGGCTCGAGACCCTGCGGAACGAGCTGCACACGCGCGAGGAACGCCTCGGCGAACTCGAGCAGCGCTGGCAGGCGGAGCGCGCGAGCCTGAACCGCATCGGTGAGCTGAAGCAGCAGCTCGACGACCTGAACATGCGGTCGCAGCGGGCGCAGCGCGAGGCCGACTACGAACTCGTCTCGCGTCTGGAGTACGGCGAGAAGCCCCGCATCGAGGCCGAGCTCGCCGCCGCGGAGCAGGCAGGCAGCACCGACCGCATGGTGAACGACAGCGTCACCGACGAGGACATCGCCGCCGTCATCGCGCAGTGGACGGGCATCCCGCTCGGCCGACTGCTGCAGGGCGAGACCGAGAAGCTCCTGCACCTGGAGAGCGAGCTCGGCCGGCGGATCATCGGGCAGCGCACCGCCGTGACCACCGTGTCCGAGGCCGTGCGTCGCACCCGTGCCGGCATCTCCGACCCGGACCGGCCGACGGGGTCCTTCCTGTTCCTCGGGCCGACCGGTGTGGGCAAGACCGAGCTGGCGAAGGCGCTCGCCGAGTTCCTGTTCGACGACGAGAAGGCCCTGGTCCGCATCGACATGAGCGAGTACGGCGAGAAGCACTCCGTCGCGCGGCTCATCGGCGCGCCGCCCGGGTACGTCGGGTACGAGGCCGGTGGGCAGCTGACCGAGGCGGTCCGCCGCCGCCCGTACTCGGTGATCCTGCTCGACGAGATCGAGAAGGCCCACCCCGAGGTGTTCGACGTGCTGCTCCAGGTGCTCGACGACGGGCGGCTCACCGACGGTCAGGGTCGAACGGTCGACTTCCGGAACACCATCCTGGTGCTGACGTCGAACCTCGGCTCGCAGTTCATGACCGACCTGACGCTGACCGACGAGCAGCGCGAGGACGCCGTGCGCGAGCTCGTGCAGCAGGCGTTCCGCCCGGAGTTCATCAACCGGCTCGACGACATCGTGGTGTTCCAGGCGCTGTCGGCCGAGGACCTCGGGCAGATCGTCTCGCTCGACGTCGACCGGCTGGCCCGACGCCTGACCGACCGACGGCTCGAACTCGCGGTGACGCCGCAGGCGCGGGGCTGGCTCGCCGAGCGCGGGTACGACCCGCTCTACGGCGCACGGCCACTGCGTCGGCTCATGCAGCGCCAGATCGACGACCGGTTGGCGCGGGCGATCCTGTCCGGGGACGTCCGTGACGGTGACACCGTGCGGGTGGACGTCTCCGAGGACGGCGACGGCCTGACGGTCGAGCCCTTCGAGCTGGCGGAGATCGTCGAGGAGTAG
- a CDS encoding peptidoglycan-binding protein, whose protein sequence is MAAAVGVGLGTWAVIDPDPGSSSAAPAASDDVHTGPTATVTKGDLTDSKVFAGTLGYGAPTGVPAAAAGTITWLPRPGDVIERDEDLYAVDERGVRSMYGTVPLWRDLSRGVHGTDVRQLNENLAALGYDVSVDDEFGPRTQAAVRQWQEDRDHEATGVLTADDVAFVDGAVRVASVDGELGRSTGTAGAAGTGGGDVLQVTSTERIVSATVSQRDAERLAVGTRVDVRVNGTGAPMRGEVADVQPETDEDGGTKVVVSVSFDPGDRKLPAAASAQVDAEGTTERGVLSVPVSALVAGSGGHYAVDVVRRDGTTERVSVEPGFTADGRVAITGDVAAGDRVVVPG, encoded by the coding sequence ATGGCCGCCGCGGTCGGCGTCGGCCTGGGGACGTGGGCGGTCATCGACCCGGATCCTGGCTCGTCCTCGGCTGCTCCTGCCGCCTCGGACGACGTCCACACCGGCCCCACGGCAACCGTCACGAAGGGCGACCTGACCGACTCGAAGGTCTTCGCCGGCACCCTGGGCTACGGCGCCCCGACGGGCGTGCCCGCAGCGGCCGCCGGCACGATCACGTGGTTGCCCCGCCCCGGCGACGTCATCGAGCGCGACGAGGACCTGTACGCGGTGGACGAGCGCGGTGTGCGGTCGATGTACGGCACGGTACCGCTGTGGCGCGACCTGTCCCGCGGGGTGCACGGCACCGACGTGCGGCAGCTCAACGAGAACCTCGCGGCCCTGGGCTACGACGTGTCCGTGGACGACGAGTTCGGCCCGCGGACCCAGGCCGCGGTGCGGCAGTGGCAGGAGGACCGGGACCACGAGGCGACCGGGGTCCTGACCGCCGACGACGTCGCGTTCGTCGACGGGGCCGTGCGGGTCGCGTCAGTGGACGGCGAGCTCGGCCGGTCGACCGGCACCGCGGGCGCAGCGGGCACCGGCGGCGGCGACGTACTGCAGGTCACGAGCACGGAGCGCATCGTCTCGGCGACCGTGTCGCAGCGCGACGCCGAGCGGCTGGCGGTCGGCACCCGGGTGGACGTCCGGGTGAACGGCACAGGGGCGCCGATGCGCGGCGAGGTCGCCGACGTCCAGCCCGAGACCGACGAAGACGGCGGGACCAAGGTCGTCGTCTCGGTGTCCTTCGACCCCGGCGACCGCAAGCTGCCGGCCGCGGCCTCTGCCCAGGTCGACGCGGAGGGCACCACCGAACGGGGCGTGCTCTCCGTGCCGGTCTCGGCCCTCGTCGCGGGTTCCGGCGGCCACTACGCCGTCGACGTGGTCCGCCGGGACGGCACGACCGAGCGCGTGTCCGTCGAGCCGGGGTTCACCGCCGACGGCCGCGTGGCGATCACCGGCGACGTCGCCGCGGGCGACCGGGTGGTGGTGCCCGGATGA
- a CDS encoding DUF2231 domain-containing protein, which produces MPEIRAIRRLTDAVEHASVLDKAVDIDRAVVNALAKPRGLRRLLHGVPFGHPVHPLMVQVPLGAWISAAVLDLFGGKGNAKAAKTLVGVGLVSSGSASLAGYVDWSELDREQLRTGWVHQAVNWVGISLYGVSWWQRKHGNHGAGKALGFAALAVVGVGGYLGGHLAYRQRAGVSDHGEVPFGA; this is translated from the coding sequence ATGCCTGAGATCCGCGCAATCCGCCGCCTCACCGACGCCGTCGAGCACGCGAGCGTGCTCGACAAGGCCGTCGACATCGACCGTGCCGTCGTGAACGCCCTCGCGAAGCCGCGGGGACTCCGCCGGCTGCTGCACGGTGTGCCGTTCGGCCACCCCGTGCACCCCCTCATGGTGCAGGTACCGCTCGGCGCCTGGATCTCCGCCGCGGTGCTCGACCTGTTCGGCGGGAAGGGCAACGCGAAGGCCGCGAAGACCCTGGTCGGCGTCGGGCTGGTGTCCTCCGGGAGCGCTTCGCTCGCCGGCTACGTGGACTGGTCCGAGCTCGATCGTGAGCAGCTGCGCACGGGGTGGGTGCACCAGGCGGTGAACTGGGTCGGCATCTCGCTCTACGGGGTGTCGTGGTGGCAGCGGAAGCACGGGAACCACGGTGCCGGCAAGGCGCTCGGCTTCGCGGCGCTGGCGGTCGTCGGCGTCGGCGGGTACCTCGGTGGGCACCTGGCGTACCGGCAGCGTGCCGGGGTGAGCGACCACGGCGAGGTGCCGTTCGGCGCCTGA
- a CDS encoding HAMP domain-containing sensor histidine kinase — MRTLTIRVRTALAFAVASMVLTTAVLVFVNLASQQSFARTLPVADQDGVPATRIPSAVPIDPERLGASQTTLRVVTEANALQWQWSAVGIVVAGVLAGGVGWFVSRRMLRPIDRITATATRITASNLHERIALVGPDDELRRLSRTVDDLLDRLETAFESQRRFVAQASHELRTPLAVQRAAVQIGLHDDVGAADVRAVRDELLEQNRRTEHLVESLLVLAEADRGLDGTTQVVHVDDVTAEVVAGAARNAADAGVALTHETRTGPPGLVVDGEPTLLRQLLGNLVGNAVEYNEPGGFVRVTTSPDAIVVENSGPVVPVDEAPRLVEPFRRCPSARSVGRHSGLGLSIVAAVVQAHGWSLSVEARPTGGLVVRVGVSSVQPRGDAGRNS; from the coding sequence ATGCGGACGCTGACCATCCGCGTCCGGACGGCCCTCGCCTTCGCCGTGGCCTCGATGGTGCTCACCACCGCCGTGCTGGTGTTCGTGAACCTGGCGTCCCAGCAGTCGTTCGCCCGGACGCTCCCCGTGGCCGACCAGGACGGCGTGCCGGCGACCCGGATCCCGTCCGCCGTCCCGATCGACCCCGAACGACTCGGTGCGTCGCAGACGACCCTGCGCGTCGTCACCGAGGCCAACGCGCTGCAGTGGCAGTGGTCGGCGGTGGGGATCGTCGTCGCGGGGGTGCTCGCGGGTGGTGTCGGGTGGTTCGTCAGCCGGCGGATGCTCCGCCCGATCGACCGGATCACCGCCACCGCGACCCGGATCACCGCGTCGAACCTGCACGAGCGGATCGCCCTGGTCGGGCCCGACGACGAACTCCGGCGGCTGTCCCGCACCGTCGACGACCTGCTCGACCGGCTCGAGACGGCGTTCGAGAGCCAGCGGCGGTTCGTGGCGCAGGCGTCGCACGAGCTCCGGACCCCGCTCGCGGTGCAGCGGGCCGCCGTGCAGATCGGGTTGCACGACGACGTCGGCGCCGCCGACGTCCGGGCCGTCCGCGACGAGCTGCTCGAGCAGAACCGGCGGACCGAGCACCTGGTCGAGTCGCTGCTCGTGCTCGCCGAGGCCGACCGTGGGCTCGACGGCACGACGCAGGTGGTCCACGTGGACGACGTGACCGCCGAGGTGGTCGCGGGGGCGGCCCGGAACGCAGCCGACGCCGGGGTCGCGCTGACCCACGAGACCCGCACCGGGCCTCCTGGCCTGGTCGTCGACGGCGAACCGACGCTGCTGCGCCAGCTCCTCGGCAACCTGGTCGGCAACGCCGTCGAGTACAACGAGCCCGGCGGGTTCGTCCGGGTGACGACGTCGCCGGACGCGATCGTCGTCGAGAACTCCGGGCCCGTGGTGCCGGTGGACGAGGCGCCCCGTCTGGTCGAGCCGTTCCGGCGCTGCCCGTCGGCGCGGTCGGTCGGGCGCCACAGCGGGCTCGGACTGTCGATCGTCGCGGCGGTCGTGCAGGCGCACGGGTGGTCGCTGTCGGTCGAGGCACGACCGACCGGTGGACTCGTCGTCCGCGTCGGTGTTTCGTCGGTGCAACCCCGAGGAGACGCCGGGCGAAACAGCTGA
- a CDS encoding sugar ABC transporter permease, with amino-acid sequence MTSTAEQVADPVRTGPATGRRGDGGPRPRRGSAGGSGRGRRSPVASRAPLVLLAPAAVLLLALVVYPLVRLVVISFQDYGLRAIFTGQAGFAGASNYTDVLTDASFWPVILRTVLVTGAMVLGTIVIGMGVAQLLTRLGVAMRTIVSVVLVLAWAMPNVASSLVWQWLFQPFYGVLNWLVTQLRVFGDHTQDNWASHPAQAYTIVLTLVIWQAVPFVALTLYAAQSQIAPEYYEAGALDGASDWTMYRSITLPALAPTLLLVSILSVIWDFNVFNQIWLLTRGGPEEATLTLGIWTFVQSFVSNAYGQGAAIAVISTVILGVLTSYYIRRLVRSGEEDL; translated from the coding sequence ATGACCTCCACTGCGGAGCAGGTGGCCGACCCGGTGCGGACCGGGCCGGCCACCGGCCGTCGCGGGGACGGCGGACCCCGACCCCGTCGGGGCTCGGCCGGCGGGTCCGGACGCGGTCGGCGTTCACCGGTGGCGTCGCGGGCACCGCTCGTGCTGCTCGCGCCGGCCGCCGTCCTGCTGCTCGCCCTCGTGGTCTACCCGCTGGTCCGGCTCGTCGTCATCTCGTTCCAGGACTACGGACTGCGGGCCATCTTCACGGGACAGGCCGGGTTCGCCGGGGCGTCGAACTACACCGACGTCCTGACCGACGCGTCGTTCTGGCCGGTCATCCTGCGCACCGTGCTCGTCACCGGCGCGATGGTGCTCGGCACGATCGTCATCGGGATGGGCGTGGCCCAGCTGCTCACCCGCCTCGGCGTGGCCATGCGGACGATCGTGAGCGTCGTGCTCGTGCTCGCGTGGGCGATGCCGAACGTGGCGTCGAGCCTGGTCTGGCAGTGGCTGTTCCAGCCGTTCTACGGCGTGCTCAACTGGCTCGTGACGCAGCTGCGGGTGTTCGGCGACCACACGCAGGACAACTGGGCGTCGCACCCGGCGCAGGCCTACACGATCGTGCTCACGCTCGTCATCTGGCAGGCCGTGCCCTTCGTCGCGCTGACGCTCTACGCGGCGCAGTCGCAGATCGCGCCGGAGTACTACGAGGCCGGCGCGCTCGACGGCGCCTCGGACTGGACGATGTACCGGTCGATCACCCTGCCGGCGCTCGCGCCGACGCTGCTGCTCGTGTCGATCCTGTCGGTGATCTGGGACTTCAACGTCTTCAACCAGATCTGGCTGCTCACCCGCGGCGGACCGGAGGAGGCGACCCTGACCCTCGGCATCTGGACCTTCGTGCAGTCGTTCGTCTCGAACGCCTACGGGCAGGGCGCCGCCATCGCCGTCATCTCCACCGTGATCCTCGGCGTGCTCACCAGCTACTACATCCGCCGCCTCGTCCGCAGCGGTGAGGAGGACCTGTGA
- a CDS encoding ABC transporter permease, whose amino-acid sequence MSARGTVSPTDLLRLGVFGLRTRPARVVLSALGIAIGIAAMIAVVGISSSSKAKVDQVLDALGTNVLTVTEAQGFGETPPLPDTALESVHRQDDVESAAAVGTVPGAGVYRNGFVPAPETKGIAVLAAWGDVPGVLGGELASGRWIDDARTAAPQVVLGDAAAAALGIDRVRADTRVWIGGQWVQVVGVLRPLALAAELDNSVFVPRALAGQLGFDGAPTAVYTRVDPERVEAARDVLAAAVRPGAPQDVGVTRPSDALAAKDATDDSFTGLLVGIGGVALLVGGIGVANTMVITVLERRAEVGVRRALGARRRTIRDQFLVESLLLSFLGGVAGVVIGVGVTVAFAVVQGWPVALPPWAVAGGLGATVVIGGVSGLYPAARAARIPPTSALAAV is encoded by the coding sequence GTGAGCGCCCGGGGCACCGTCAGTCCGACGGACCTGCTCCGACTCGGGGTGTTCGGCCTGCGGACCCGACCGGCGCGCGTCGTGCTGTCGGCCCTCGGCATCGCCATCGGCATCGCGGCGATGATCGCGGTCGTCGGGATCTCGTCGTCGAGCAAGGCGAAGGTCGACCAGGTCCTCGACGCCCTCGGCACGAACGTGCTCACCGTCACCGAGGCCCAGGGGTTCGGCGAGACGCCGCCGCTGCCGGACACCGCGCTCGAGTCGGTGCACCGGCAGGACGACGTCGAGTCCGCCGCCGCGGTCGGCACGGTGCCGGGCGCCGGGGTCTACCGCAACGGGTTCGTCCCGGCGCCGGAGACGAAGGGCATCGCCGTGCTCGCGGCCTGGGGTGACGTGCCCGGGGTGCTCGGTGGCGAGCTCGCCTCCGGGCGGTGGATCGACGACGCCCGGACCGCGGCGCCGCAGGTCGTGCTCGGGGACGCGGCCGCCGCCGCGCTCGGCATCGACCGGGTCCGTGCAGACACCCGGGTGTGGATCGGCGGACAGTGGGTGCAGGTGGTCGGGGTCCTCCGGCCGCTCGCGCTCGCCGCGGAACTCGACAACAGCGTGTTCGTGCCGCGGGCGCTTGCCGGACAGCTCGGGTTCGACGGGGCGCCGACCGCCGTCTACACGCGCGTCGACCCGGAGCGGGTGGAAGCGGCCCGTGACGTCCTCGCGGCCGCGGTCCGACCGGGTGCGCCGCAGGACGTCGGGGTCACCCGACCGTCGGACGCGCTCGCCGCGAAGGACGCCACCGACGACTCGTTCACCGGACTGCTCGTCGGCATCGGCGGCGTCGCGCTGCTCGTCGGGGGCATCGGCGTCGCCAACACGATGGTGATCACGGTGCTCGAGCGTCGCGCCGAGGTCGGGGTGCGCCGCGCCCTCGGAGCACGTCGGCGGACGATCCGCGACCAGTTCCTGGTCGAGTCCCTGCTGCTGTCGTTCCTCGGTGGGGTGGCCGGGGTCGTGATCGGCGTCGGCGTGACGGTGGCGTTCGCCGTCGTGCAGGGGTGGCCGGTGGCGCTGCCGCCCTGGGCGGTGGCCGGCGGCCTCGGGGCGACGGTCGTCATCGGCGGGGTCTCCGGGCTCTACCCGGCGGCGCGCGCGGCGCGCATCCCGCCGACGTCCGCCCTGGCGGCCGTCTGA